CGGTCGACCTGGTCTTCGGCGAGGTGACCCCGACCACCTGGGACTTCTATGAAGTCACGGCCGAGGCGGGCGATCTGGTTCGCATCGAAGTGAACCGCCTGACCGACTCGCTCGATCCCGTTTCGGCCGCGTACTTCGGCAGCGTCGAGGGCGAGCCCCTGCCGCCCGACGGCACGTTCGTGCTCGAGGCAGACCTCGGTGGCCTGCCGTTCGTTTTCGTGGCCTCGGGCGACGACGATGATCCACCGGCCACCGGCGCCGGTCCCTTCGGCGATCCGAACTACTCGTTCGTCGCCGCCGATGCGGGCACCTACACCATCATCGTCGCCAGCTTCGCCAGCGATCCGGGCGTGCTGGAGTACGAGGTGACCGCGACCATCGGCGATGCGCCCACCGTGCGCCTGGAATACATCGGAGACACCACCGACGGCGATCGCTTCAACCGCCCGGCCGGCCTTGGCACGCTCAGCAGCTTTGCGACCGACGTGCCGTTCGAGGCCGCCGAGATCGAAGTGGCCGAAGACGGCCTGTTCACCGTGCTCAGCGATCAGACCGACTTCGGCTTTGCCTGGGACGGCTACCTGCTCGTCTACGAGAACGGGTTCGACCCGGGCGATCCGCTTGCCAACCTCATCGCCACCAACGATGACTACTTCGGCGTGCTGCTGCCGGGCACCGGCATCGGCTACTCGGGCATCGAAGACATCAGCATGCTCGCCGGCGTGCCGTACACCATCGTGCAGACCGGCTTCAGCAACGATGACTTCGGGCCCTACCAGATCCAGGTGCTGGGCAACTCGGACGTCCGCGTCTTCACCTGCTACGCCGATTTCGATGGCGACGGGCAGCTGACCATCTTCGACTTCCTGGGCTTCCAGAACGCCTTCGACGCCGGCGAAGATCGCGCCGACTGCGACGAAGACGGCTCGCTGACCATCTTCGACTTCCTGTGCTTCCAGAACCTGTTCGATCAGGGCTGCGAGTAAGCACGGCTCAAGGCATCCAGCGATTCATGCCGCCGCCCATGCGACCCCTTCGCATGGGCGGCGTTGCGCTTGGCGACGCCACATTTCATGGAAGTGTTGGCGGTCATTGCCCATTCC
This window of the Phycisphaerales bacterium genome carries:
- a CDS encoding GC-type dockerin domain-anchored protein is translated as MGRLTTALVVLGVAGVASAQTVSVLGDLTPGDPIMGDFPVDLVFGEVTPTTWDFYEVTAEAGDLVRIEVNRLTDSLDPVSAAYFGSVEGEPLPPDGTFVLEADLGGLPFVFVASGDDDDPPATGAGPFGDPNYSFVAADAGTYTIIVASFASDPGVLEYEVTATIGDAPTVRLEYIGDTTDGDRFNRPAGLGTLSSFATDVPFEAAEIEVAEDGLFTVLSDQTDFGFAWDGYLLVYENGFDPGDPLANLIATNDDYFGVLLPGTGIGYSGIEDISMLAGVPYTIVQTGFSNDDFGPYQIQVLGNSDVRVFTCYADFDGDGQLTIFDFLGFQNAFDAGEDRADCDEDGSLTIFDFLCFQNLFDQGCE